In Bos indicus isolate NIAB-ARS_2022 breed Sahiwal x Tharparkar chromosome 2, NIAB-ARS_B.indTharparkar_mat_pri_1.0, whole genome shotgun sequence, a single genomic region encodes these proteins:
- the STK36 gene encoding serine/threonine-protein kinase 36 isoform X1, whose protein sequence is MEKYHVLEMIGEGSFGRVYKGRRKYSAQVVALKFIPKLGRSEKELRNLQREIEIMRGLRHPNIVHMLDSFETDKEVVVVTDYAEGELFQILEDDGKLPEDQVQAIAAQLVSALYYLHSHRILHRDMKPQNILLAKGGGIKLCDFGFARAMSTNTMVLTSIKGTPLYMSPELVEERPYDHTADLWSVGCILYELAVGTPPFYTTSIFQLVSLILKDPVRWPPTISPCFKNFLQGLLTKDPRQRLSWPDLLHHPFIAGRVTILTEPAGPDFGTPFTSRLPPELQVLKDQQAHRLAPKGNRSHILRQACKRMAEEAKQKKHQNTEPPLEQEDRTSKVAPGTAPLPKLKDTPQEPGLLTGVVASEMKSSWAEWGAGEAPPAPRENWITQDCEQVFPELRPEVKGQQSLDAVDLENEEQDSDDEWQYLLETTEPVPIQLKAPLTLLCNPDFCQRIQSQLHEAGEQILKGALEGAPRILPALRVLSSLLSSCSDSVPLYSFCREAGLPGLLLSLLKHSQESNSIQQQCWYGAFVQDLVAVIQAYFACTFNLERSQTGDSLQVFQEAASLFLDLLGKLLAQPDDSEQALRRDILMCFTVLCEAMDGNSWTVSKAFYSSLLTTHRAVLDGLLYGLTAPQLPFHSPPGAPQVSQPLREQSEDLPGAISSVLAAMCTAPVGLPGCWEAKEQIAQHLADQLTKDSNHLRSSLISALQHPILCLPLLKVLYSCCHVSERLCHLLGQEPLALESLLNLAQGKVKVVDREESTEVTLYLLSLLVLRLQDLPCGMEKLGSEIATIFTHSHVVSLVSAAACLLGQLGQQGVTFDLQPGEWIAAATHALSAPAEVRLTPPGGCGFYDGLLILLLQLLTQQGKGNPIRDMASSEMWTVLWHRFFMALRLPEEASTQEEEVSLSSPQSPEPDWTLISPQGMAALLSLAMATFTQEPQLCLSHLSQRGSILMSTLKHLLSPSFLHHLGQAPQGSEFLPVVVLSVCQLLCFPFALDVDADLLEGVLADLTDSEVTAHLLQVCCHHLPLTQVELPISLLTRLALSDPAFLNQFVNTVVASPRTTVSFLSTALLGDQPLLTSDLLSLLAHTARLLSPSHLSFIHELLAGSDESYRPLRSLLSHPETSVRARTYGLLGHLLQHSMALRGALQSQAGLLNLLLLGLGDKDPAVRRGASFAVGNAAYQAGPLGPALAAAVPGMTQLLEDPQAGIRRNAVSALGNLGPEGLGEELLQCQVPQRLLEMACGDPQPNVKEAALVALRSLRQEPCIHQVLVSLGASEKLALLSLGNQLLPHSSPRPASAKHCRKLIHLLRPTHST, encoded by the exons ATGGAAAAGTACCACGTATTGGAGATGATTGGAGAAGGCTCTTTTGGGAGGGTGTACAAGGGTCGAAGAAAATACAGTGCTCAG GTGGTGGCCCTGAAGTTCATTCCAAAACTGGGACGCTCAGAGAAGGAGCTGAGGAATCTGCAACGGGAGATTGAAATCATGCGGGGTTTGCGGCACCCCAACATTGTGCATATGCTTGATAGCTTTGAGACTGACAAAGAG gtggtggtggtgacagaCTATGCTGAAGGAGAGCTCTTTCAGATCCTCGAAGATGACGGAAAACTTCCAGAAGACCAG GTTCAGGCCATTGCTGCCCAGTTGGTGTCAGCCCTGTACTACCTGCATTCCCACCGTATCCTCCACCGAGACATGAAGCCTCAGAACATCCTTCTTGCCAAGGGTGGTGGTAtcaagctctgtgactttgg GTTTGCCCGGGCTATGAGCACTAACACAATGGTGCTAACATCCATCAAAGGCACACCACTCTACATGTCCCCAGAGCTGGTGGAGGAACGACCTTACGACCACACTGCGGACCTCTGGTCGGTGGGCTGCATATTGTATGAGCTGGCAGTAGGCACCCCTCCCTTCTATACCACGAGCATCTTTCAGCTGGTCAGCCTTATTCTCAAGGACCCTGTGCGCTGGCCCCCCACCATTAGTCCTTGCTTCAAG AACTTCCTTCAGGGACTGCTCACCAAGGACCCCCGGCAGCGTCTGTCCTGGCCAGACCTCTTACATCACCCCTTTATTGCTGGTCGAGTCACCA tACTAACCGAGCCAGCAGGCCCAGATTTTGGTACCCCATTCACCAGTCGCTTACCCCCAGAACTTCAGGTCCTAAAGGACCAACAGGCTCATCGGCTGGCCCCCAAGGGCAATCGATCTCACATATTGCGGCAAGCCTGTAAACGCATGGCTGAGGAGGCCAAGCAGAAG AAACACCAGAACACAGAACCTCCCCTTGAGCAAGAGGATAGGACCAGCAAGGTGGCTCCTGGCACAGCCCCTCTGCCCAAACTCAAGGACACTCCTCAGGAACCAGGCCTCTTAACTGGGGTTGTAGCATCAGAAATGAAGAGCAGCTGGGCTGAGTGGGGTGCTGGAGAGGCGCCCCCTGCACCTCG GGAAAACTGGATCACTCAGGACTGTGAGCAAGTGTTCCCAGAGCTGAGGCCAGAGGTGAAGGGCCAGCAGAGCCTTGATGCAGTGGATCTGGAAAATGAG GAGCAAGACAGCGATGATGAGTGGCAATACCTGCTAGAGACTACCGAGCCTGTGCCCATCCAGCTGAAGGCCCCTCTCACCCTGCTGTGCAATCCTGACTTTTGCCAGCGCATCCAGAGTCAGCTGCATGAGGCTGGAGAGCAG ATCCTAAAAGGCGCCCTGGAGGGTGCTCCCCGCATCCTTCCTGCACTCCGGGTACTGAGCAGTCTCCTGTCCAGCTGCAGTGACTCTGTTCCCTTGTATTCCTTCTGCCGTGAGGCTGGGCTCCCCGGGCTGCTGCTTAGTCTCCTCAAACACAGCCAGGAGAGCAACAGTATCCAGCAG CAATGTTGGTATGGGGCCTTCGTACAGGACCTGGTGGCTGTGATTCAGGCCTACTTTGCCTGCACCTTCAATCTGGAGAGGAGCCAGACAGGTGACAG CCTACAGGTATTTCAGGAGGCCGCCAGCCTCTTTCTGGACCTGTTGGGGAAACTGCTGGCCCAACCAGATGACTCCGAGCAGGCTTTGCGGAGGGACATCCTTATG TGCTTTACTGTTCTGTGTGAAGCCATGGACGGGAATAGCTGGACCGTCTCCAAAGCCTTCTACTCCAGCCTGCTGACTACACATCGGGCTGTGTTGGACGGGCTCCTTTATGGCTTGACAGCTCCACAGCTCCCTTTCCATAGCCCCCCAG GAGCCCCCCAGGTGAGCCAGCCGCTTCGGGAGCAGAGTGAGGATCTGCCTGGAGCCATTTCTTCAGTGCTGGCGGCCATGTGCACGGCTCCCGTGGGGCTGCCAGGCTGCTGGGAAGCCAAGGAGCAG ATCGCTCAGCATCTGGCTGATCAGCTCACCAAAGACAGCAACCACCTGAGGTCATCCCTCATCTCTGCCCTGCAGCATCCCATCTTGTGCCTACCCCTTCTCAAG GTTCTCTACTCCTGCTGCCATGTTAGTGAGCGCTTATGCCATCTTCTTGGGCAAGAACCCCTGGCCTTGGAGTCACTGTTGAACTTGGCCCAGGGCAAG GTAAAGGTAGTAGATAGGGAAGAGTCTACTGAAGTGACTCTCTACCTCCTCTCCCTTCTTGTCCTGCGCCTCCAAGATCTGCCTTGTGG AATGGAGAAGCTAGGCAGTGAGATTGCTACCATCTTTACGCATTCGCACGTCGTCTCTCTTGTG AGTGCGGCGGCCTGTCTGTTGGGGCAGCTTGGTCAGCAAGGGGTGACTTTTGACCTGCAGCCTGGGGAGTGGATCGCTGCAGCCACACATGCCCTGTCTGCCCCTGCAGAG GTCCGGCTGACTCCACCTGGTGGCTGTGGATTCTATGATGGCCTCCTCATCCTTCTGCTGCAGCTCCTTACCCAG CAGGGGAAGGGTAATCCGATAAGGGACATGGCCAGCTCAGAAATGTGGACCGTCCTGTGGCACCGCTTCTTCATGGCTCTGAGGCTCCCCGAGGAGGCATCTACACAGGAAGAGGAGGTGTCGCTGTCCAGCCCACAAAGCCCAGAGCCAGACTGGACGCTGATCTCACCCCAAG GCATGGCAGCCCTGTTGAGCTTGGCCATGGCCACCTTTACCCAGGAGCCCCAGTTATGCCTGAGTCACCTGTCTCAGCGTGGAAGTATCCTCATGTCCACCCTGAAGCATCTGCTTTCGCCCAGCTTCCTGCATCACCTGGGCCAGGC GCCACAAGGGTCTGAGTTTCTCCCCGTCGTGGTGCTCTCTGTCTGCCAGCTCCTCTGCTTCCCTTTTGCCCTGGATGTGGATGCTGACCTCCTTGAAGGTGTCTTGGCTGACCTCACAGACTCAGAAGTCACCGCCCACCTACTGcag GTCTGCTGCCACCATCTCCCACTGACACAAGTCGAGCTGCCCATCAGTCTCCTCACACGCCTGGCTCTCTCGGATCCCGCTTTTCTCAACCAGTTTGTGAACACAGTGGTTGCCTCCCCTAGAACCACTGTCTCATTCCTGTCCACTGCCCTCCTGGGTGACCAGCCTCTGCTGACATCTGACCTTCTCTCCCTCCTGGCCCACACTGCCCGGTTACTGTCTCCTAGCCATTTGTCTTTTATCCATGAACTCCTGGCTGGCTCCGATGAATCCTATCGGCCCCTGCGCAGCCTCCTGAGCCACCCAGAGACTTCTGTGCGAGCCCGTACTTACGGGCTCCTGGGACACTTGCTCCAACACAGCATGGCCCTGCGTGGGGCCCTGCAGAGCCAGGCAGGACTGCTCAACCTTCTGCTGCTGGGGCTCGGAGACAAGGACCCTGCTGTGCGCCGTGGAGCCAGCTTCGCTGTAGGCAACGCAGCCTACCAAGCTGGTCCCCTGGGACCTGCCCTGGCAGCCGCAGTACCTGGTATGACCCAGTTGCTTGAAGATCCTCAGGCTGGTATCCGGCGCAATGCCGTATCAGCTCTGGGCAACCTGGGGCCTGAGGGTCTGGGGGAGGAGCTGCTACAGTGCCAAGTGCCCCAGCGGCTCCTGGAGATGGCGTGTGGAGACCCCCAGCCAAATGTGAAGGAAGCCGCCCTCGTTGCTCTCCGCAGCCTCCGACAGGAGCCCTGCATCCATCAG GTGCTGGTGTCCCTGGGCGCCAGTGAGAAATTAGCCTTGCTCTCTCTGGGGAATCAGTTACTGCCACACAGCAGTCCCAGGCCTGCCTCTGCCAAACACTGCAGGAAACTCATCCACCTCCTGAGGCCAACACACAGCACATGA
- the STK36 gene encoding serine/threonine-protein kinase 36 isoform X2 yields MEKYHVLEMIGEGSFGRVYKGRRKYSAQVVALKFIPKLGRSEKELRNLQREIEIMRGLRHPNIVHMLDSFETDKEVVVVTDYAEGELFQILEDDGKLPEDQVQAIAAQLVSALYYLHSHRILHRDMKPQNILLAKGGGIKLCDFGFARAMSTNTMVLTSIKGTPLYMSPELVEERPYDHTADLWSVGCILYELAVGTPPFYTTSIFQLVSLILKDPVRWPPTISPCFKNFLQGLLTKDPRQRLSWPDLLHHPFIAGRVTILTEPAGPDFGTPFTSRLPPELQVLKDQQAHRLAPKGNRSHILRQACKRMAEEAKQKKHQNTEPPLEQEDRTSKVAPGTAPLPKLKDTPQEPGLLTGVVASEMKSSWAEWGAGEAPPAPRENWITQDCEQVFPELRPEVKGQQSLDAVDLENEEQDSDDEWQYLLETTEPVPIQLKAPLTLLCNPDFCQRIQSQLHEAGEQILKGALEGAPRILPALRVLSSLLSSCSDSVPLYSFCREAGLPGLLLSLLKHSQESNSIQQQCWYGAFVQDLVAVIQAYFACTFNLERSQTGDSLQVFQEAASLFLDLLGKLLAQPDDSEQALRRDILMCFTVLCEAMDGNSWTVSKAFYSSLLTTHRAVLDGLLYGLTAPQLPFHSPPGAPQVSQPLREQSEDLPGAISSVLAAMCTAPVGLPGCWEAKEQIAQHLADQLTKDSNHLRSSLISALQHPILCLPLLKVKVVDREESTEVTLYLLSLLVLRLQDLPCGMEKLGSEIATIFTHSHVVSLVSAAACLLGQLGQQGVTFDLQPGEWIAAATHALSAPAEVRLTPPGGCGFYDGLLILLLQLLTQQGKGNPIRDMASSEMWTVLWHRFFMALRLPEEASTQEEEVSLSSPQSPEPDWTLISPQGMAALLSLAMATFTQEPQLCLSHLSQRGSILMSTLKHLLSPSFLHHLGQAPQGSEFLPVVVLSVCQLLCFPFALDVDADLLEGVLADLTDSEVTAHLLQVCCHHLPLTQVELPISLLTRLALSDPAFLNQFVNTVVASPRTTVSFLSTALLGDQPLLTSDLLSLLAHTARLLSPSHLSFIHELLAGSDESYRPLRSLLSHPETSVRARTYGLLGHLLQHSMALRGALQSQAGLLNLLLLGLGDKDPAVRRGASFAVGNAAYQAGPLGPALAAAVPGMTQLLEDPQAGIRRNAVSALGNLGPEGLGEELLQCQVPQRLLEMACGDPQPNVKEAALVALRSLRQEPCIHQVLVSLGASEKLALLSLGNQLLPHSSPRPASAKHCRKLIHLLRPTHST; encoded by the exons ATGGAAAAGTACCACGTATTGGAGATGATTGGAGAAGGCTCTTTTGGGAGGGTGTACAAGGGTCGAAGAAAATACAGTGCTCAG GTGGTGGCCCTGAAGTTCATTCCAAAACTGGGACGCTCAGAGAAGGAGCTGAGGAATCTGCAACGGGAGATTGAAATCATGCGGGGTTTGCGGCACCCCAACATTGTGCATATGCTTGATAGCTTTGAGACTGACAAAGAG gtggtggtggtgacagaCTATGCTGAAGGAGAGCTCTTTCAGATCCTCGAAGATGACGGAAAACTTCCAGAAGACCAG GTTCAGGCCATTGCTGCCCAGTTGGTGTCAGCCCTGTACTACCTGCATTCCCACCGTATCCTCCACCGAGACATGAAGCCTCAGAACATCCTTCTTGCCAAGGGTGGTGGTAtcaagctctgtgactttgg GTTTGCCCGGGCTATGAGCACTAACACAATGGTGCTAACATCCATCAAAGGCACACCACTCTACATGTCCCCAGAGCTGGTGGAGGAACGACCTTACGACCACACTGCGGACCTCTGGTCGGTGGGCTGCATATTGTATGAGCTGGCAGTAGGCACCCCTCCCTTCTATACCACGAGCATCTTTCAGCTGGTCAGCCTTATTCTCAAGGACCCTGTGCGCTGGCCCCCCACCATTAGTCCTTGCTTCAAG AACTTCCTTCAGGGACTGCTCACCAAGGACCCCCGGCAGCGTCTGTCCTGGCCAGACCTCTTACATCACCCCTTTATTGCTGGTCGAGTCACCA tACTAACCGAGCCAGCAGGCCCAGATTTTGGTACCCCATTCACCAGTCGCTTACCCCCAGAACTTCAGGTCCTAAAGGACCAACAGGCTCATCGGCTGGCCCCCAAGGGCAATCGATCTCACATATTGCGGCAAGCCTGTAAACGCATGGCTGAGGAGGCCAAGCAGAAG AAACACCAGAACACAGAACCTCCCCTTGAGCAAGAGGATAGGACCAGCAAGGTGGCTCCTGGCACAGCCCCTCTGCCCAAACTCAAGGACACTCCTCAGGAACCAGGCCTCTTAACTGGGGTTGTAGCATCAGAAATGAAGAGCAGCTGGGCTGAGTGGGGTGCTGGAGAGGCGCCCCCTGCACCTCG GGAAAACTGGATCACTCAGGACTGTGAGCAAGTGTTCCCAGAGCTGAGGCCAGAGGTGAAGGGCCAGCAGAGCCTTGATGCAGTGGATCTGGAAAATGAG GAGCAAGACAGCGATGATGAGTGGCAATACCTGCTAGAGACTACCGAGCCTGTGCCCATCCAGCTGAAGGCCCCTCTCACCCTGCTGTGCAATCCTGACTTTTGCCAGCGCATCCAGAGTCAGCTGCATGAGGCTGGAGAGCAG ATCCTAAAAGGCGCCCTGGAGGGTGCTCCCCGCATCCTTCCTGCACTCCGGGTACTGAGCAGTCTCCTGTCCAGCTGCAGTGACTCTGTTCCCTTGTATTCCTTCTGCCGTGAGGCTGGGCTCCCCGGGCTGCTGCTTAGTCTCCTCAAACACAGCCAGGAGAGCAACAGTATCCAGCAG CAATGTTGGTATGGGGCCTTCGTACAGGACCTGGTGGCTGTGATTCAGGCCTACTTTGCCTGCACCTTCAATCTGGAGAGGAGCCAGACAGGTGACAG CCTACAGGTATTTCAGGAGGCCGCCAGCCTCTTTCTGGACCTGTTGGGGAAACTGCTGGCCCAACCAGATGACTCCGAGCAGGCTTTGCGGAGGGACATCCTTATG TGCTTTACTGTTCTGTGTGAAGCCATGGACGGGAATAGCTGGACCGTCTCCAAAGCCTTCTACTCCAGCCTGCTGACTACACATCGGGCTGTGTTGGACGGGCTCCTTTATGGCTTGACAGCTCCACAGCTCCCTTTCCATAGCCCCCCAG GAGCCCCCCAGGTGAGCCAGCCGCTTCGGGAGCAGAGTGAGGATCTGCCTGGAGCCATTTCTTCAGTGCTGGCGGCCATGTGCACGGCTCCCGTGGGGCTGCCAGGCTGCTGGGAAGCCAAGGAGCAG ATCGCTCAGCATCTGGCTGATCAGCTCACCAAAGACAGCAACCACCTGAGGTCATCCCTCATCTCTGCCCTGCAGCATCCCATCTTGTGCCTACCCCTTCTCAAG GTAAAGGTAGTAGATAGGGAAGAGTCTACTGAAGTGACTCTCTACCTCCTCTCCCTTCTTGTCCTGCGCCTCCAAGATCTGCCTTGTGG AATGGAGAAGCTAGGCAGTGAGATTGCTACCATCTTTACGCATTCGCACGTCGTCTCTCTTGTG AGTGCGGCGGCCTGTCTGTTGGGGCAGCTTGGTCAGCAAGGGGTGACTTTTGACCTGCAGCCTGGGGAGTGGATCGCTGCAGCCACACATGCCCTGTCTGCCCCTGCAGAG GTCCGGCTGACTCCACCTGGTGGCTGTGGATTCTATGATGGCCTCCTCATCCTTCTGCTGCAGCTCCTTACCCAG CAGGGGAAGGGTAATCCGATAAGGGACATGGCCAGCTCAGAAATGTGGACCGTCCTGTGGCACCGCTTCTTCATGGCTCTGAGGCTCCCCGAGGAGGCATCTACACAGGAAGAGGAGGTGTCGCTGTCCAGCCCACAAAGCCCAGAGCCAGACTGGACGCTGATCTCACCCCAAG GCATGGCAGCCCTGTTGAGCTTGGCCATGGCCACCTTTACCCAGGAGCCCCAGTTATGCCTGAGTCACCTGTCTCAGCGTGGAAGTATCCTCATGTCCACCCTGAAGCATCTGCTTTCGCCCAGCTTCCTGCATCACCTGGGCCAGGC GCCACAAGGGTCTGAGTTTCTCCCCGTCGTGGTGCTCTCTGTCTGCCAGCTCCTCTGCTTCCCTTTTGCCCTGGATGTGGATGCTGACCTCCTTGAAGGTGTCTTGGCTGACCTCACAGACTCAGAAGTCACCGCCCACCTACTGcag GTCTGCTGCCACCATCTCCCACTGACACAAGTCGAGCTGCCCATCAGTCTCCTCACACGCCTGGCTCTCTCGGATCCCGCTTTTCTCAACCAGTTTGTGAACACAGTGGTTGCCTCCCCTAGAACCACTGTCTCATTCCTGTCCACTGCCCTCCTGGGTGACCAGCCTCTGCTGACATCTGACCTTCTCTCCCTCCTGGCCCACACTGCCCGGTTACTGTCTCCTAGCCATTTGTCTTTTATCCATGAACTCCTGGCTGGCTCCGATGAATCCTATCGGCCCCTGCGCAGCCTCCTGAGCCACCCAGAGACTTCTGTGCGAGCCCGTACTTACGGGCTCCTGGGACACTTGCTCCAACACAGCATGGCCCTGCGTGGGGCCCTGCAGAGCCAGGCAGGACTGCTCAACCTTCTGCTGCTGGGGCTCGGAGACAAGGACCCTGCTGTGCGCCGTGGAGCCAGCTTCGCTGTAGGCAACGCAGCCTACCAAGCTGGTCCCCTGGGACCTGCCCTGGCAGCCGCAGTACCTGGTATGACCCAGTTGCTTGAAGATCCTCAGGCTGGTATCCGGCGCAATGCCGTATCAGCTCTGGGCAACCTGGGGCCTGAGGGTCTGGGGGAGGAGCTGCTACAGTGCCAAGTGCCCCAGCGGCTCCTGGAGATGGCGTGTGGAGACCCCCAGCCAAATGTGAAGGAAGCCGCCCTCGTTGCTCTCCGCAGCCTCCGACAGGAGCCCTGCATCCATCAG GTGCTGGTGTCCCTGGGCGCCAGTGAGAAATTAGCCTTGCTCTCTCTGGGGAATCAGTTACTGCCACACAGCAGTCCCAGGCCTGCCTCTGCCAAACACTGCAGGAAACTCATCCACCTCCTGAGGCCAACACACAGCACATGA